One stretch of Desulfovibrio sp. JC010 DNA includes these proteins:
- the ruvC gene encoding crossover junction endodeoxyribonuclease RuvC, with the protein MGESGIVIIGIDPGTRVTGYGIVRELSGQVTLVDAGTIRTNTKKPMCSRLGEIYSRIAELIKDHSPDEAAIENAFVASNPASALKLGQARGAAMAACAVSGLVVSGYEPTKVKSNLVGSGRADKSQVAFMVERILGVKNTKWANDTTDALGIAICHLNERRFAKVAGR; encoded by the coding sequence ATGGGTGAATCCGGTATTGTAATCATCGGCATTGACCCCGGAACCCGCGTTACCGGATACGGAATAGTGCGTGAGCTTTCCGGTCAGGTAACTTTAGTGGATGCCGGGACAATCCGCACCAATACCAAAAAGCCCATGTGCTCGCGGCTGGGGGAGATTTATTCCCGCATCGCAGAGCTTATAAAAGACCATTCACCGGACGAGGCGGCAATCGAAAATGCGTTTGTCGCCTCCAATCCGGCTTCGGCCCTCAAGCTGGGGCAGGCCCGTGGTGCGGCCATGGCTGCCTGTGCTGTCTCCGGCCTTGTTGTTTCGGGGTACGAACCCACCAAGGTCAAGAGTAACCTTGTGGGCAGCGGACGGGCCGATAAGTCTCAGGTCGCTTTCATGGTGGAGCGTATCCTCGGTGTGAAGAACACCAAGTGGGCCAACGATACCACCGATGCGCTGGGCATTGCGATCTGCCATCTCAATGAACGAAGATTCGCAAAGGTAGCCGGAAGATGA